DNA sequence from the Peptococcus niger genome:
GCGCCAGCAATACCCCCACCTCCAGGTAGAAATCATCGAACAGTCTATTGATGACGTCATCACCGGCATTGCCGACGGCGCCGCCAACGTGGGCCTGATCACCTGGGGCATCTCCTCTGAACAAACCCAGGCCCACCTGGCCAGCCTGGACTTAATCCATGAAGAGCTGGCCCCTCGCAAACTGATGGCCTTCGTCGACCGGCACAACGCCCTGGCCGACCAGGCCTCCGTTAACCTAACCGCCCTACAAGACGCCCAGTTTCTCTCTTATTCATCCGGCTACTGGTCACGCCTGAGCAATGACCTCCACATTAATCAAGACGCCATCATCGTTAAAGATAAGGAGGACCTGAAACGTGGCATCTACAAGGGCCACGCCATCGCCCTGCTGCCGGATATTTTTGCTGAAGAAGACATCTACTGCGAGCAAAACTTAATCCGCTGCGTCGCGGTCAACGACGAACACGGCAGCTTTGAAGGTTACGATTGCCTCCTCTACCCGCGCAAACGCAACCTGACCCTGGCTGAGCGCTACCTGCTCCGGGTTCTCCGCCACTTGCTGACGCCGGATAGCCCGCCCCCTAAAGACTAAGCCGGAAGCGGCCCATGAATGACACAAGCATGGGCCGCTTTTTTGTTGCACTTAGATTGTAAATTCAAGGCACAAAAAAAGTGCCTTCCTAAAATTAGGAAAGCACTCTGCGGATGGTGGGAGTCGAACCCACACGCCATCGCTGGCATACGCCCCTGAAACGCACGCGTCTGCCTATTCCGCCACATCCGCATTGCACGATTTATAATATCGTACACGCCGATTTTTGTCAAGGTTTTTGACCTTAATTTCACAGCCCTTCAGCTGAACTGGCGTCAGACGTCCACACGGCCGTCCAAGGCGCGCGCCAGGGTCATGTCATCGGCAAATTTAATGTCCCCGCCGATGGGCAGGCCGCGGGCAATGCGGGTTAGGCGAACCTTTAAGGGGCGCAGCTCGTCAATGAGAAAGAGGGCAGTGGTTTCACCTTCAACGGAGGGGTTGGTGGCTAAAATCACTTCTTCCACCTGTTCAGCCCGGATCCGGTCTTTTAAGGCGTCTATGCGCAGGTCTTCCGGACCGATGCCATCCATGGGCGAGAGCCGGCCGCCTAAGACGTGATAACGGCCCTTGAAGGCGCCGGTCCGTTCAATGGCGGCAATATCCCGGACTTCTTCCACCACACAGATCTGGCCGATGTCCCGGCTGCTGTCGGCGCAAATGCGGCAGAGGTCCCCATCGGTCAAATTGCCACAGCGGGGACAATGACCGATGGTATGCCGCGCCACGCGGATGGCACGGGCCAGGGCCTCAGCTTCCTCAGGCGGCGCATCAAGGATGTGAAAGGCCAGGCGCATGGCGCTTTTACGGCCGATCCCCGGGAGCCGGGCCAGGGCATCAATCAAATCTTGCAGCGCATCGTTCAGTTTGGCCATTAAAAGAGGCCACCGGGAACCTTCATCCCCTTGGTTAAGGCGCCCATTTTTTCTTCAGAAAGGGCAGAGGCATTTTTGATGGCGTCGTTGACGGCGGCGACGATTAAGTCTTGGAGCATCTCAATGTCTTCCGGGTCCACCACTTCCGGTTCCAGGCTAACAGAGAGCACTTCATTGTTGCCGTTAACGGTAACGCTGCAGGCGCCGCCGCCGGAAGTGCCGGTGACCGGCGTTTCAGCCAGTTCTTCCTGGAGTTTTTTCATTTGCTTCTGCATCTTTTGCATTTCTTTCATCATTTTTTGCATGGACATGGTTCTTTCTCCTTTTGGTCAGATTGCTGTGGGCTACTCATCTATCAGTTTAATGTTGTCATCACTTAAATTAAAGAGCTCTTTTGACCGCTCAATCAGGTCATCGGTCGGGTCATAGGCAGCGTTTAAAACCAGGTGGACTTGGGCATTCTGCCCGCTTGTCTGGCGGAAGAGTTCACCCAACATGGACCGCTGCTGGGGCGTGTTCATCTGGTTATAATGAAAGGCGTTGTCTTCAGGAAACCGCAAGGTAAGCACGCCGTCCTGGAGGCTTTCGGCGATGGCCGGCTTCATAAAGGCATGCAGCCGAACGCTGTACCCCTTCAGGGCGTCCATGGTCCGGCCCCAGAGGGCAGCAACTTCCCCTGCATCGCTGACGGTGGCCCCCTGGGTGGCCGCCGGCCTGTCTTCTGACAGCGGCTGCTTACCCTCTTTTGGCGCCACCGACGGGGCTTGTGCTTTGGCCGCCGCCAGTCTTGTCTGTTCCGCCGGTTCGGGTGTTTGGGCCGGGGCCGGCTTGGTGACCGTCCGACGGGCCGGCGCTTGCGGCGACGCAGCTGCCGGTGCGGTCGCTTGATCCTCGACCAAAAGGGCCAGGTCAATAAAGGTGGTTTCCAGCAACAGTTCGGCATCGCCGGCATAGCGCAAATGGGCTTCCGCTTCCGACAGGCGGCGAATCAGCCGTTCAAAGCAGGGCACAGACAGGGCCTCCGCCAAGGGCTGAGCCGCTTCCGGATTCAAAATGCTGCCCTCATCCAAGGCCTGCGGCGCCACCTTCAACATAAAAAGACGCCGCAGCCACTCGGCAAAGTCCTTTAAGAGACGCCCGGCTTCACAGCCGTCATTCAAGGCCTTGCGGGTGCTTTCCAAAAGCTCGGCATAATCCACAGCCGTCAAGGCCTGGGTCAAGGCCCGCAAGGCCCCTTCCGATAAGCCCCCGGTCAAATCGTTTAAGGCGCTGACGGTGATTTTATCCGGCGCGTAAGCGTGGGCCTGGTCCAGCAAGCCGATGGCATCGCGCAAGCCGCCGGCAGACTGGCGGGCCATTTTCAGCAGGGCCTGCCGGTCACAGGCAATGTCTTCCGCCGCCGCCAGTTTTTCCAAATGGTCCGCCACCAGCTGGGTGGGGATCCGCCTAAAATCAAAGCGCTGGGTGCGGGAAAGCACCGTCTGAGGAATTTTTTGCGGATCGGTGGTGGCCAGGATAAACAGCACATGCGCCGGCGGTTCTTCAAGGGTTTTCAGCAAAGCGTTGAAGGCTTCCCCGGTCAGCATGTGCACCTCATCTATAATGTACACCTTCCGCCGACCGACCGCCGGTACAAACCGCACCTGCTCTTTTAATTCGCGGATTTCATCAATACCGCGGTTGCTCGCCGCGTCAATATCCACCACATCAATAAAGCGGTCTTCCGCGATGGCCAAACAGTTGTCGCAATGTCCGCAGGGGGACCCATCCTGGGGGCTGAGGCAATTGACCGCCTTGGCTAAAATTTTAGCGGTAGAGGTCTTGCCGGTCCCGCGCGGACCGCAAAAGAGATAGGCATGCGCTAGGCGGTGGTACTTCAAGGCATTTTGCAAAGTGGTCACCACCACCTCCTGCCCGATGACATCGGCAAAAGTTTGGGGTCGAAATACCCGGTAAAGGGCTTTATGCGCCATGTCACTCATCTCCTTAATGATTACATCTCCAGCACTTTGATGATATCCCATCCCCGGGTAAATCGTCAAGCGCCGTATGGTTACAAGAAAAATTTGACGCCCCTTACCTCCTGTTCCGTTTATTTTTTCAAACAAATAAAATTATTTGAAAAATAGAAGAACTTCAACCGTTTCAATTGACATCTGTTCAATAAATGCTTACACTGAACACAAGCAACTGTTATACGACAAAGGGACAGGAAATGCCATTCCTCAAATACAGATTCGACCGGCATCGGATTGTAGTGGACAAGTGATTTTTCACTGAGTACAATTGAGGAAGCAATTATTATATTTGGGAGAATTAATAATCGCATGCGCATTCCATCCAAAGAAAGGGAGATTGTATGAGTATTTTAGCAAAGCATGCCCAAGGCAAAGGCGGGGCGGATACCATCTTCGCCTACGCCGGCGCAGCGGCTGCCCGGGCCCGGGAAGTTGGCACTGAAAACATCGTCAATGCAACCATCGGCGCTTTTTTAACGCCGGACGGCCACTTGGCAACGATGAAAACCGTTCAGGAGGCCATGGAGGCAGTTCCCTTTGAAGTCGCGGCCAACTATGCGCCGATTAACGGTTTGCCTGCCTTTATTGACGCTATGGCGGATTCTGTTTTTCGGGATTACCGCCCGGATTGTTTTATTGACGGCGTGGCGACCCCCGGCGGCACCGGTGCGGTTCACAACGCCACCTACAACTACCTTAATGAAGGTGATGTTTGTTTAACCACAGATTATTTCTGGGGCAATTACGCTTCCCTTCTGAGCGAGTTCGACCGTAAGCTAGAAACCTTCAATACCTTTACGCCGGACGGCGGGTTTGATGTGGACGCCTGCCTGGCGGCCTGCAAGGCAAAAATCGCCCAGCAGCAAAACCTTGTCCTCCTCCTCAACACGCCGGCCCACAACCCTACCGGGATGACCGTCAGTGAAGCGGAATGGCAAAAACTGCTGAGCGAATTGACCGCCCTTGCTGAAGCCAATCCGGACCACGGTGTCATCGTCATCTTGGACGTTGCCTATATTGATTACGCGCCGCAGGAGGCGCGCCGCATGTTTAAGCTCTTTGAGAACTTGCCGCATAACATGCTGGGCATCGTCTGCGCATCCTTGAGCAAGGGCTATACCCTGTATGGCTACCGGTTAGGCGTTGAGCTCTGCATGGCGCCAACTGAAGCCCTCAAGGACGAATTCATGCTGGCCGCCGGCGCTTCCTGCCGGTCCACCTGGTCCAATTGTTCCCGGGTGGGGATGGAAATGGTTGCCGCCTTGGCCACCGATCCTCTTAAGCTGAAAAATTTCCGTGCGGAACAAGATGACTTTGCCGCCCAATTGGCCCAGCGTGCCGATGTGTTCACCTCGGAAGCCAAAGAAGTGGGCCTCACCATTTGCCCCTACCACAGCGGCTTCTTTATCTACGTGCCAACCAAAACCCACGCAGATGCTGAAGCGCTGACCAAAAAAGTTGCCGAAAAAGATATTTTTGTCGTGCCCCTAGGCGATGGCGTCCGCATTGCCATTTGCGCCATTGACATTCGCCAAATCAAAGGCATGGCCAAGATTTTCAAAGATGCACAAGTCGCTTTGGGTCTCTAACGCAAGAATGCTGATACTGCTAACATAGATAGGAGGTTTATCATGAGCAGTCCATCCACCCAGCCAAAAGCAACCATTGGCTACATTATTACCGTCGGTTTCGCTATTTTCGCTACTTATTTCGGCGCCGGCAACTTGATCTTTCCGCCTACTTTAGGCGTATCCGCCGGAACGCTGTGGATTTTTGCCCTGATCGGCTTTGCCATTACAGACGTTGGGCTCGGGGTCCTCGGGATCATTGCCACCACCAATGTCGGCGGCGGTGTTGATGACGTAGCCCGCCCGGTCGCAAAATGGTTCTCTGTTGTTTTAGGCTCTCTTATTTGTCTTTTTATCGGGCCATTATTCTGCGTTCCCCGCGTGGCGGCCACCACTTACGAAATGGGTGTACAGCCCTACGCTGAATTTATCCCCATTTGGGCCTTATCCTTTGTTTTCTTTGCCGTCACCCTGGCCTTAACCATCAAGCAATTGGCCGTAGTGGACATCATCGGGAAAATTCTCACGCCCATTTTGCTCATCATGCTCGCCATTATTTTCATTGGCGCCATCGTCCATCCCATCGGTGCCCCTGTTGCCACAGGCGCCGAGCACCAGTTTGCTCATGGCTTTATGGAAGGCTATCAAACAATGGACGGTATCGGGTCTCTGGTCATGGCCGGTATTTTCGTCTTTGACGTCCGCGCCCGCGGCTTCAAGTCCCGCAAGCAACAGCTGTCCGTTATTGTCCCGGCCTGCCTGGTCTCCGGGGTTTGCCTGACCTTAATTTACGGCGGTCTGACCTACATTGGCGCCACCGCCAGCGGCTTATCTGAATTCCAAGGCCTGGACCGGGTACCCCTTTTAATCGGGACGGTCTTTGCCATCTTAGGCA
Encoded proteins:
- a CDS encoding LysR family transcriptional regulator codes for the protein MRIEQLEQIITINRCASISKAAKELLISQPALSTSLRQLEEELGTTLFVRDHNGVYATGDGNCILELADQVMELVDDIRYFSCRDHDLQGTVRIMRTPAYSVLDYRILSQLRQQYPHLQVEIIEQSIDDVITGIADGAANVGLITWGISSEQTQAHLASLDLIHEELAPRKLMAFVDRHNALADQASVNLTALQDAQFLSYSSGYWSRLSNDLHINQDAIIVKDKEDLKRGIYKGHAIALLPDIFAEEDIYCEQNLIRCVAVNDEHGSFEGYDCLLYPRKRNLTLAERYLLRVLRHLLTPDSPPPKD
- the recR gene encoding recombination mediator RecR, translated to MAKLNDALQDLIDALARLPGIGRKSAMRLAFHILDAPPEEAEALARAIRVARHTIGHCPRCGNLTDGDLCRICADSSRDIGQICVVEEVRDIAAIERTGAFKGRYHVLGGRLSPMDGIGPEDLRIDALKDRIRAEQVEEVILATNPSVEGETTALFLIDELRPLKVRLTRIARGLPIGGDIKFADDMTLARALDGRVDV
- a CDS encoding YbaB/EbfC family nucleoid-associated protein — protein: MSMQKMMKEMQKMQKQMKKLQEELAETPVTGTSGGGACSVTVNGNNEVLSVSLEPEVVDPEDIEMLQDLIVAAVNDAIKNASALSEEKMGALTKGMKVPGGLF
- the dnaX gene encoding DNA polymerase III subunit gamma/tau yields the protein MAHKALYRVFRPQTFADVIGQEVVVTTLQNALKYHRLAHAYLFCGPRGTGKTSTAKILAKAVNCLSPQDGSPCGHCDNCLAIAEDRFIDVVDIDAASNRGIDEIRELKEQVRFVPAVGRRKVYIIDEVHMLTGEAFNALLKTLEEPPAHVLFILATTDPQKIPQTVLSRTQRFDFRRIPTQLVADHLEKLAAAEDIACDRQALLKMARQSAGGLRDAIGLLDQAHAYAPDKITVSALNDLTGGLSEGALRALTQALTAVDYAELLESTRKALNDGCEAGRLLKDFAEWLRRLFMLKVAPQALDEGSILNPEAAQPLAEALSVPCFERLIRRLSEAEAHLRYAGDAELLLETTFIDLALLVEDQATAPAAASPQAPARRTVTKPAPAQTPEPAEQTRLAAAKAQAPSVAPKEGKQPLSEDRPAATQGATVSDAGEVAALWGRTMDALKGYSVRLHAFMKPAIAESLQDGVLTLRFPEDNAFHYNQMNTPQQRSMLGELFRQTSGQNAQVHLVLNAAYDPTDDLIERSKELFNLSDDNIKLIDE
- a CDS encoding pyridoxal phosphate-dependent aminotransferase is translated as MSILAKHAQGKGGADTIFAYAGAAAARAREVGTENIVNATIGAFLTPDGHLATMKTVQEAMEAVPFEVAANYAPINGLPAFIDAMADSVFRDYRPDCFIDGVATPGGTGAVHNATYNYLNEGDVCLTTDYFWGNYASLLSEFDRKLETFNTFTPDGGFDVDACLAACKAKIAQQQNLVLLLNTPAHNPTGMTVSEAEWQKLLSELTALAEANPDHGVIVILDVAYIDYAPQEARRMFKLFENLPHNMLGIVCASLSKGYTLYGYRLGVELCMAPTEALKDEFMLAAGASCRSTWSNCSRVGMEMVAALATDPLKLKNFRAEQDDFAAQLAQRADVFTSEAKEVGLTICPYHSGFFIYVPTKTHADAEALTKKVAEKDIFVVPLGDGVRIAICAIDIRQIKGMAKIFKDAQVALGL
- the brnQ gene encoding branched-chain amino acid transport system II carrier protein; its protein translation is MSSPSTQPKATIGYIITVGFAIFATYFGAGNLIFPPTLGVSAGTLWIFALIGFAITDVGLGVLGIIATTNVGGGVDDVARPVAKWFSVVLGSLICLFIGPLFCVPRVAATTYEMGVQPYAEFIPIWALSFVFFAVTLALTIKQLAVVDIIGKILTPILLIMLAIIFIGAIVHPIGAPVATGAEHQFAHGFMEGYQTMDGIGSLVMAGIFVFDVRARGFKSRKQQLSVIVPACLVSGVCLTLIYGGLTYIGATASGLSEFQGLDRVPLLIGTVFAILGTPGKIALSVAVAAACLTTSIGLTSMVANFFARVTNDKLKYSTNVIIICLVSFFMSLGGVEHIIMLAVNCLLLIYPVVMVLIFMAVFDRFIPYKWAYRGAIIGALAVSILDVWGSYNDGVKGLVNTVPLDTIGFGWIVPAIIGGIIGTVVQMALKAPNPEKPVRPEFDADDI